One Bacillus sp. FJAT-52991 genomic region harbors:
- a CDS encoding competence/damage-inducible protein A translates to MNAEIIAVGSELLLGQITNTNAQFLSHHLAEIGINVYYHTVVGDNHKRLIEVVKEAEKRADLLIFTGGLGPTKDDLTKEAIAEHIGNELEYNEVALKSIEAYFAKVNRTMTENNKKQALVMSGSKVLPNDHGMAPGMLLKANNKQYMLLPGPPKEMQPMFLTYGKNELIQLLEKVERIESRVLRFFGIGESALEVEVEDLLLNQQNPTIAPLAGDGEVTLRITAKHESEEVALQMIQEVEDEILRRVGQYFYGYDQTTIAEELAELLKERNLSIAVAESLTGGLFQSELTAVKGVSAIFKGGIVCYSNDAKKQLVKVKKETIDTYGAVSEQCALELAENTRAIFDSDFSLSFTGVAGPDEMDGQAPGTVWIGLAERFQKTKAYKLNLVGSRAGVRKRSVKYGCHYLLHALNQNE, encoded by the coding sequence ATGAATGCTGAAATTATTGCTGTGGGATCAGAATTATTGCTAGGTCAAATCACAAATACGAATGCTCAGTTTCTTTCTCATCATTTAGCTGAGATTGGAATCAATGTGTACTATCATACGGTTGTTGGAGATAATCATAAACGACTAATTGAAGTGGTGAAAGAAGCGGAGAAGCGTGCCGATCTATTAATTTTTACAGGTGGGCTTGGGCCGACAAAGGATGATTTGACGAAGGAAGCGATTGCTGAGCATATTGGGAATGAACTTGAATATAATGAAGTAGCCTTGAAAAGTATCGAAGCCTATTTTGCAAAAGTTAATCGAACGATGACTGAAAATAATAAGAAACAAGCTTTGGTGATGAGTGGAAGTAAAGTATTGCCAAATGATCATGGAATGGCTCCGGGTATGTTGTTAAAAGCAAACAATAAACAATATATGTTATTGCCTGGACCGCCAAAAGAAATGCAGCCGATGTTTTTAACCTATGGCAAAAACGAATTGATTCAACTATTAGAAAAAGTAGAGCGGATTGAATCCCGTGTGTTACGGTTTTTTGGCATCGGTGAATCGGCCCTTGAGGTGGAAGTGGAGGACTTGTTGCTCAATCAGCAAAATCCAACCATTGCTCCACTAGCAGGGGATGGAGAGGTGACGCTTCGTATCACGGCTAAGCATGAATCTGAAGAAGTAGCGCTTCAGATGATTCAAGAAGTAGAAGATGAAATTCTCCGTCGTGTTGGTCAATATTTTTATGGGTATGACCAAACAACGATTGCAGAAGAGCTTGCGGAATTATTGAAGGAAAGAAACTTGTCGATTGCAGTGGCAGAGAGTTTAACAGGTGGTCTCTTTCAAAGTGAGTTAACAGCGGTGAAAGGTGTTAGTGCCATCTTTAAAGGCGGGATTGTTTGTTATTCCAATGATGCGAAGAAGCAGTTGGTGAAAGTGAAGAAAGAAACCATTGATACATATGGAGCTGTGAGTGAACAATGTGCCTTAGAGCTAGCTGAAAATACAAGAGCTATTTTCGATAGTGATTTTTCCCTTAGTTTTACTGGAGTGGCTGGTCCTGATGAAATGGACGGGCAAGCACCAGGTACCGTATGGATTGGACTTGCGGAGCGTTTTCAAAAGACGAAAGCTTATAAGCTGAATCTTGTTGGAAGTCGAGCCGGTGTGCGTAAACGTTCAGTGAAATATGGCTGTCATTATTTACTTCATGCTCTTAATCAAAACGAATAA
- a CDS encoding O-acetylhomoserine aminocarboxypropyltransferase/cysteine synthase family protein: MTKENWDQETLLLHGGQVPDPVTGARAVPIYETTSYVFEDTDHANALFALQKPGNIYTRITNPTVDVFEKRVALLEEGAAAVALSSGMAAIAFSILNLAHAGDEIVAASNLYGGTYNLFANTLPKYGITVKFVDSTDPENYRKAITPKTKALFGEIIGNPSLHVLDVEKVAGIAHESGIPLIVDSTFASPYVCKPLTWGADIVVHSATKWISGHGTVIGGVVVDGGKFNWNSEKFPGFTEPDESYHGLKYADIEGPAFAVKLRVQLLRDFGPALSANSAFLLLQGLETLHLRIQRHHENTLQIVNYLKNHPGVEWVSHPSQPEHPSHHLAQKYLSNSNGSIVVFGIKGGREAGKTVIDNIQLWSHVANVGDGKSLIIHPATTTHQQLNREELEKSGVKEELIRLSIGLESTKDLIADLNQAIEKATGVIVEA, encoded by the coding sequence ATGACAAAAGAAAATTGGGATCAAGAGACGTTATTATTACACGGAGGACAGGTGCCGGATCCTGTGACAGGAGCTCGTGCAGTACCCATTTACGAAACGACATCTTATGTATTTGAGGATACTGATCATGCGAACGCTCTATTTGCTCTTCAAAAGCCAGGGAATATTTACACTCGTATTACGAATCCAACGGTGGATGTATTTGAAAAGCGAGTGGCATTGCTTGAAGAGGGAGCAGCTGCCGTCGCACTATCTTCCGGAATGGCGGCGATCGCCTTTTCTATCCTAAATTTGGCACATGCGGGAGACGAAATAGTGGCAGCAAGTAACTTATATGGAGGTACATATAATTTATTTGCCAATACGCTTCCGAAGTATGGAATCACAGTGAAGTTTGTTGATTCGACAGACCCTGAAAACTACCGGAAAGCAATTACGCCTAAAACGAAAGCTCTTTTCGGAGAAATCATCGGAAACCCGTCTTTACACGTGCTTGATGTGGAGAAAGTAGCGGGAATTGCTCATGAGAGTGGCATCCCGCTTATTGTGGACAGCACATTCGCTTCACCATATGTTTGTAAGCCGCTCACTTGGGGAGCAGATATTGTCGTTCATTCTGCAACGAAATGGATTAGCGGTCATGGTACAGTCATTGGCGGTGTAGTAGTAGATGGCGGGAAATTTAATTGGAATAGCGAAAAATTTCCTGGCTTTACGGAGCCGGATGAGTCTTATCACGGGTTAAAGTATGCTGATATTGAAGGTCCGGCATTCGCTGTGAAGCTACGAGTGCAACTATTAAGAGATTTTGGCCCTGCTTTAAGCGCTAATAGTGCCTTTTTATTGCTTCAAGGGCTAGAGACGCTTCATTTGCGGATTCAACGTCATCATGAAAATACATTACAAATCGTGAATTACTTGAAAAATCACCCTGGTGTGGAATGGGTATCTCATCCAAGTCAACCGGAACATCCATCACATCATTTAGCACAAAAATATTTGAGCAACAGTAATGGCTCGATTGTTGTGTTTGGTATTAAAGGCGGCCGAGAAGCAGGTAAGACAGTCATTGATAACATTCAGCTATGGTCACATGTAGCCAATGTTGGGGACGGAAAATCACTTATTATTCATCCTGCTACGACGACTCACCAACAATTAAATCGTGAGGAGCTAGAAAAATCTGGCGTGAAAGAAGAGTTAATTCGTTTATCTATAGGATTAGAGTCTACAAAGGACTTAATTGCTGACTTAAATCAAGCGATTGAAAAGGCAACAGGAGTCATTGTGGAGGCATAA